In Nostoc piscinale CENA21, the genomic stretch TACCATTGCCGATACTGTTCTAAGAGATTTTTGCTCTCCCAAAATCATTTAACTATCAATACTTGTATAACTATACAGCTATTAATATTTCTTTATATTCCCCAATATTTAGACAAATTTAGAGCTGTTGCATTGCTACTTCACTCAAAAGCGAGGAAATTAGCAGCAAAACCACAGCTACAACCCTAAAAAGCCTAAGCATTAAGGTTATCTCGTGAAATTTGCTTTTCAATAATTTAACTGATGTGGAGCGACTATATTTTATGCTTATATAACTATTAAAACATAAAAAAATATAAAGGAGTCTCATGGTCGATTCAGTTGCAACCCCAGAGCCACAATTGCTAAAGCCTGGTATTAAAGCGCCTGTTGCAGAAACTTTATTAACACCCAGGTTTTACACTACAGACTTTGATGCAGTGGCGAGATTGGATATATCGGCTAATGAGGCTGAAATCAAGGCTGTGATTGATGAACTGCGGGCTGATTATAACCGCCATCACTTTGTGCGTGATGATGAGTTTAAGCAATCATGGGATCACATTACCGGAGAAAAACGCCGCGCCTTTATTGACTTTTTAGAACGCTCTTGTACTTCGGAGTTTTCTGGATTTCTTTTATTTAAAGAACTATCACGTCGCCTGAAAAAAAATAATCCGTTGCTTTCTCAAGCCTTTGAATACTTGGCGCGGGATGAGGCTCGTCATGCAGGGTTTTTGAATAAATCAATGGCAGATTTGAATCTGTCACTAGATTTAAACTTTTTAACCAAAAACCGCACATATACGTTTTTCCCGCCAGAGTGGATTATTTACACAGTTTACCTATCGGAGAAAATTGGTTATTGGCGGTATATCTTAGTGCATCAGCACATGCAGGAGCATCCAGAATATCAGTTTTATCCGTTGTTCCGCAAGTTTGAGAGTTGGTGTCAAGACGAAAATCGCCACGGAGATTTCTTTAAAGCATTGTTGCGATCGCAAACTAAACTCTGGAAAAGTTGGACAGCAAAATTGTGGGTGCGGTTCTTTTTGTTGACTGTGTTTGCTACCCATACAATGACTGTATTTGAACGCGCATCATTCTACGAAACCATTGGTATCCATCCTCGTAAATACAACAACAGAGTTATTCAAGAAACAAACAACACTTCCGCACGGGCATTTCCCCTCATCTTGAATACAAATCACCCGCTATTTTTCTGGCGCTTAGAACAGTGTTCAGAAAATAATTTGAAAATTGCGGCAATTAAGAACAGTAATCAGCCAGGTATAGTGAAATTCTTCCAACAAATTCCGCCAGTTGTTGCTATTCTTTGGCACATGCTACAGCTATATCTAATTAAACCAATTGAGACCGAAGCTACACGCGGTACAGTTCTTTAATTGGTCAGGACTTACGCTCCAATACTGTCTGTTGAGAATGGGTGTAAGGGTGTAGGGTTTAAGGGAGGGTGAATGGCTATAGGCGTTCACCCTCCCTTAAATTTTTTTATTTTTTGTTTCATTTTGTAAGCTTTAAACTAGTTGTAAATAAAATAATTATCAGTTATTTTTTATATCAAATCCTCAGTTTATTAAATAAATTGGGGATATTTAATTGAGTTTAAAAACTGTAGGAACAATCCCAAATTTTTTTATTTAAAAAAGAAGTTTTCTAGATTAATTATCTACCTACGTATATCTGTTGGCAGAGAAGAAAATTACGCCGCGAGATTGAGGAAAATTATAACGAAAAAGGATAGTAATAGGATTATTCAACTCAATAAATTTGTAATCACAAGATTTTAACTGATTAGGAGAAGTGAAAATGGTTGTTGGTGTACGGAGACGATCTATAGGTGTATTTTCTAATCGCAGGGATGCTGAAGAAGCATTACATGAATTAAGAAATTCTGGCTTTCCAATGGATAGAGTTTCTGTCATTGCTAGAGATGCAGATGATGGAGATGAGATTGCTGGTAGGCAAGTAAGCGATCGCGTTGGTGATAAGTCTGACGAAGGTGCTGCGGTGGGTGCAGCGACAGGTGGTGCTTTAGGCGGTTTAACAGGTTTATTAGTTGGTCTCGGAACTTTAGCCATTCCTGGTATTGGGCCAATTATGTTGGCTGGTGCAACTGCAACAGCGATCGCTACTACTATTGCTGGGGCTGGTATTGGTGCAGTTGCTGGTAGCTTAATTGGCGCTTTGATTGGTTTGGGAATCCCTGAAGAACGGGCTAGAGTTTATAACGAACGTGTCCAACGCGGTGGTTATTTGGTCATCGTCGATGGTACAGACGATGAAATTGCCAGAGCCGAAGCCATTTTACATCGTCGGGGAATTGAAGAGTATGGTATTTACAACCATCCCCATACTCATGAAGTTCATCCCACAACTGGTCATGCCAAACATGCTTTAGGTTACTTTAGTCTGCGCCAAGATGCAGAAGCCGCAGTTAATGATTTACGAGTGGCTGGCTTTCCTCTGAGCCAAATTTCCTTAATTCATCGTGAATCTATTAATCAAGAAGCTTTAAGAGGGGTACATTATAGCGATCGCCTGGATGCTGTGCGCTATGGATTACCAGATGACCGCACCCGCTTTTATAACGAGCGCATCAATCATGGTGATTACATCGTTGCAGTCAGTGGTACAGATGATGAAATCCATCGGGCGGCGGCGATTCTCAACCGCCATAGAATTCAACAGTGGCAGATTTTTGACCCCCACAGCCACTCTACTACACCCATACATCAGAACCGCCGCGCTGTAGGTGTATTTTCCCACCGCCGTGATGCAGAAGCCGCACTACATGAACTCCGAGATGCTGGCTTCCCCATGAATCGCGTTTCACTGATTGCTAAAGACACAGATGGTCATGGTGTGGCTGGTGTTGGCAATAAAGCTGAT encodes the following:
- the acsF gene encoding magnesium-protoporphyrin IX monomethyl ester (oxidative) cyclase, whose translation is MVDSVATPEPQLLKPGIKAPVAETLLTPRFYTTDFDAVARLDISANEAEIKAVIDELRADYNRHHFVRDDEFKQSWDHITGEKRRAFIDFLERSCTSEFSGFLLFKELSRRLKKNNPLLSQAFEYLARDEARHAGFLNKSMADLNLSLDLNFLTKNRTYTFFPPEWIIYTVYLSEKIGYWRYILVHQHMQEHPEYQFYPLFRKFESWCQDENRHGDFFKALLRSQTKLWKSWTAKLWVRFFLLTVFATHTMTVFERASFYETIGIHPRKYNNRVIQETNNTSARAFPLILNTNHPLFFWRLEQCSENNLKIAAIKNSNQPGIVKFFQQIPPVVAILWHMLQLYLIKPIETEATRGTVL
- a CDS encoding general stress protein, which gives rise to MVVGVRRRSIGVFSNRRDAEEALHELRNSGFPMDRVSVIARDADDGDEIAGRQVSDRVGDKSDEGAAVGAATGGALGGLTGLLVGLGTLAIPGIGPIMLAGATATAIATTIAGAGIGAVAGSLIGALIGLGIPEERARVYNERVQRGGYLVIVDGTDDEIARAEAILHRRGIEEYGIYNHPHTHEVHPTTGHAKHALGYFSLRQDAEAAVNDLRVAGFPLSQISLIHRESINQEALRGVHYSDRLDAVRYGLPDDRTRFYNERINHGDYIVAVSGTDDEIHRAAAILNRHRIQQWQIFDPHSHSTTPIHQNRRAVGVFSHRRDAEAALHELRDAGFPMNRVSLIAKDTDGHGVAGVGNKADEGAKAGAATGGALGGLGGLLVGLGALAIPGIGPVIAGGALATALATTVAGGAIGAAAGGLVGALVGLGIPEDRARVYSDRFQRGDYLVMVDGTEAEIQHARTILQRRGIEDFDIFDATDVDTESHRGMDWTRHQETPVIDSGRANYPVTGDRVDPTVTIVDRRDDIL